A single region of the Massilia sp. erpn genome encodes:
- a CDS encoding alpha-1,6-glucosidase domain-containing protein, with translation MAEKALRGRRHALKWSLGASLVLSAFGAQAQVNGLQLASCDAPFQQMLQASQAFDARAVWLDRQLIKWPGANSKAQFKLYYSTQGLLNAKPGTKVGGADGVLALRVHDAALSAELQQRFKYLGHAPVLSLQAADAAKLPELLKQQVLIVQENADGTVRDVTGLQTAGALDDLYAAAEQAQDLGATVRKTSTSFRLWAPTARQVAVCSYDSGYSKAARIEPMRFDAKTGIWSMSKRGRHAGKYYSYLVDVHAPSAGLVRNLVTDPYSVSLTTDSKRSYIADLDDPKLKPRGWDQHRSPARVQAQPDMSIYELHVRDFSINDASVSAPNRGKYAAFKESGSNGMRHLAALSKAGMTDVHLLPVYDIGSVPEKGCVIPTPQGAPDSDAQQAGVMATHKTDCYNWGYDPYHYSAPEGSYSSDPADGARRISEFRDMVMALHKTGLRVGMDVVYNHTYIAGQDEKSVLDRIVPGYYHRLNLKGEIERSTCCYNTATENRMMGKLMVDSAELWTRHYRIDSFRFDLMGHQPRAVMEALQARVNKAAGHHINLIGEGWNFGEVENGARFVQASQLSLNGSGIGTFSDRARDAVRGGGAGDSGERMFSQQGYINGLVYDANTMAGPRPLADLLKASDLVKVGLAGSIRSYPLQTHTGEVRELQTIDYAGQPAGYASQPGEVVNYIENHDNQTLYDANAMKLPLNTSSADRARVQILGAAINAFSQGVAYYHAGFDVLRSKSLDRNSFESGDWFNRLDWTYRDNYFGTGLPPAADNGKDYALLRPLLANAALKPSPEDIAFTRDAFRDLLKIRASSTLFRLRTAEDIQQRLHFLNTGPSQAPTVIAAHIDGNGYAGAGFKSVTYLINVGKSEQSIAGQAGKAFRLHPVHSNASAADKRAAQARYDAASGRFTVPARTALVFVE, from the coding sequence ATGGCAGAGAAGGCACTGCGCGGGCGTCGGCACGCCCTGAAATGGTCGCTGGGGGCATCGCTGGTGCTGTCCGCTTTTGGCGCGCAGGCGCAGGTAAATGGCCTGCAGCTGGCCAGCTGCGACGCGCCGTTCCAGCAGATGCTGCAAGCTTCGCAGGCTTTCGATGCGCGCGCCGTTTGGCTCGACCGCCAGTTAATTAAATGGCCAGGCGCGAACAGCAAGGCGCAGTTCAAGCTGTACTACTCGACGCAAGGCTTGCTGAATGCGAAGCCCGGCACCAAGGTCGGCGGCGCCGATGGCGTACTGGCGCTGAGGGTTCACGATGCGGCGCTATCCGCCGAACTTCAGCAGCGCTTCAAATATCTGGGCCACGCGCCGGTTCTGAGCCTGCAGGCGGCCGACGCCGCCAAATTGCCGGAACTACTCAAGCAGCAGGTGCTGATCGTGCAGGAGAACGCGGATGGCACGGTGCGCGACGTCACCGGCCTGCAAACGGCCGGTGCACTGGACGATCTGTACGCCGCCGCTGAACAGGCGCAAGACCTCGGCGCCACCGTTCGCAAGACCAGCACCAGCTTCCGCCTGTGGGCGCCGACTGCGCGCCAGGTCGCCGTGTGCAGCTACGACAGCGGCTACAGCAAGGCCGCGCGCATCGAGCCGATGCGCTTCGATGCCAAGACCGGCATCTGGTCGATGAGCAAACGCGGACGCCATGCCGGCAAGTACTACAGCTATCTGGTGGATGTTCATGCGCCAAGCGCTGGCCTGGTGCGCAATCTCGTCACCGATCCTTACTCCGTCAGTCTGACCACGGATTCCAAGCGCAGCTACATCGCCGATCTGGACGACCCGAAGCTCAAGCCCAGAGGCTGGGACCAGCACCGCAGCCCGGCCCGCGTACAGGCGCAGCCCGATATGTCGATCTACGAGCTGCATGTGCGCGACTTCTCGATCAATGACGCCAGCGTAAGCGCGCCGAATCGCGGTAAATACGCGGCTTTCAAGGAAAGCGGCTCGAACGGCATGCGCCATCTGGCCGCGCTGAGCAAGGCCGGCATGACCGACGTCCACCTGCTGCCCGTGTACGACATCGGCAGCGTGCCGGAAAAAGGCTGCGTGATCCCGACCCCGCAAGGCGCGCCGGACAGCGATGCCCAGCAAGCCGGCGTCATGGCGACGCATAAGACGGACTGCTACAACTGGGGCTATGACCCATACCACTACAGCGCGCCGGAAGGCAGCTACAGCAGCGATCCGGCCGATGGCGCGCGCCGCATCAGCGAGTTCCGCGACATGGTGATGGCGCTGCATAAAACCGGCCTGCGCGTGGGCATGGACGTGGTGTACAACCATACCTATATCGCGGGTCAGGATGAAAAATCGGTGCTGGACCGCATCGTGCCTGGCTACTATCACCGCCTGAACCTCAAAGGCGAAATCGAGCGCTCGACCTGCTGCTACAACACGGCCACCGAGAACCGCATGATGGGCAAGCTGATGGTCGATTCGGCCGAGCTGTGGACGCGCCATTACCGCATCGATTCCTTCCGCTTCGATCTGATGGGCCACCAGCCGCGCGCCGTGATGGAGGCACTGCAGGCGCGCGTCAACAAGGCGGCCGGCCACCATATCAATCTGATCGGCGAAGGCTGGAATTTCGGTGAAGTGGAAAACGGCGCGCGCTTTGTGCAGGCATCGCAGCTTTCGCTGAACGGCAGCGGCATCGGCACCTTCAGCGACCGCGCGCGCGATGCGGTGCGCGGGGGCGGCGCGGGCGATTCCGGCGAGCGCATGTTCTCGCAACAGGGCTATATCAATGGCCTGGTATATGACGCCAACACCATGGCCGGCCCGCGTCCATTGGCCGATCTGCTGAAAGCATCCGATCTGGTGAAAGTGGGGCTGGCCGGTTCGATCCGCAGCTATCCCCTGCAAACCCATACCGGTGAAGTGCGCGAACTGCAAACCATTGATTATGCAGGCCAGCCGGCCGGCTACGCGAGCCAGCCCGGCGAAGTGGTCAACTACATCGAGAACCACGACAACCAGACCCTGTACGACGCCAACGCCATGAAGCTGCCGCTGAACACCAGCAGCGCCGATCGCGCCCGCGTGCAGATTCTGGGCGCTGCCATCAACGCTTTCAGCCAGGGCGTGGCTTACTATCACGCGGGCTTCGACGTGCTGCGCTCCAAATCGCTGGACCGCAACAGCTTCGAATCGGGCGACTGGTTCAACCGCCTGGACTGGACTTACCGTGACAACTACTTCGGCACCGGCCTGCCGCCTGCCGCCGACAACGGCAAGGACTATGCACTGCTGCGCCCACTCCTGGCCAATGCCGCGCTCAAGCCCTCGCCCGAGGATATCGCCTTCACCCGCGACGCCTTCCGCGACCTGCTGAAAATCCGTGCCAGCAGCACCCTGTTCCGCCTGCGCACGGCAGAGGACATCCAGCAGCGCCTGCATTTCCTGAACACCGGGCCATCGCAGGCGCCAACCGTGATCGCCGCACATATCGATGGCAACGGCTATGCGGGCGCGGGCTTCAAATCCGTGACTTACCTGATCAACGTTGGAAAATCCGAACAAAGCATCGCGGGCCAGGCCGGTAAAGCCTTCCGTCTGCATCCGGTACACAGCAACGCCAGCGCTGCCGACAAGCGCGCCGCGCAAGCCCGCTACGATGCCGCCAGTGGCCGTTTCACCGTTCCCGCCCGCACAGCGCTTGTTTTCGTCGAATAA
- a CDS encoding sigma-54-dependent transcriptional regulator: protein MATAQTLELGGFAVQACASAEEALSLLRADYAGVIVTDVRLPGRSGLELLAQVVALDAELPVIVVTGHGDVSMAVTAMRSGAYDFIEKPFASERLMDAVDRAQERRRLVLENRQLRAARALHPDTPDLIGRSEAIERLKLLIRNIGPAGVDVLINGQTGTGKEVVARLLHAASGRKGNFVAINCGALPESVFESEIFGHEPGAFTGAQKRRIGKLEYANGGTVFLDEIETMPMTLQVKLLRVLQERRLERLGANEGVELDCRIVAASKADLLQLSAQGLFREDLYYRIGVVSIDLPRLRERREDIPLLLAHFVQEAALRYQRPLPTWTTQEMESWQAADWPGNVRELRNFAERLTLGLAPMLLATAPRASVTAPSAQNQVTGTLSENEAACDDAALPMQVDAFERKLILRAIDTAEGNVALAADNLMIPRKTLYDKLKKYQIGTSRK, encoded by the coding sequence ATGGCGACCGCGCAGACGCTGGAGCTGGGCGGCTTTGCCGTGCAGGCCTGCGCCAGCGCGGAGGAGGCGCTGTCCCTGCTGCGCGCCGATTACGCTGGCGTGATCGTGACCGACGTGCGCTTGCCGGGACGCTCCGGCCTGGAGCTGCTGGCCCAGGTGGTGGCGCTGGATGCGGAGCTGCCGGTGATCGTCGTTACCGGCCATGGCGATGTGAGCATGGCGGTGACGGCGATGCGCAGCGGCGCCTATGATTTCATCGAGAAGCCTTTCGCTTCCGAGCGGCTGATGGATGCGGTCGACCGCGCCCAGGAGCGCCGCCGCCTGGTGCTGGAGAACCGCCAGCTGCGCGCGGCGCGCGCCCTGCATCCCGACACGCCGGACCTGATCGGGCGTTCGGAGGCCATCGAACGTCTCAAGCTCCTGATCCGCAATATCGGGCCGGCCGGCGTCGATGTGCTGATCAACGGACAGACCGGCACCGGCAAGGAAGTGGTGGCGCGGTTGCTGCACGCGGCCAGTGGGCGCAAGGGCAATTTCGTGGCGATCAATTGCGGCGCACTGCCGGAGTCGGTATTCGAGAGCGAAATTTTCGGCCACGAGCCGGGCGCTTTCACCGGCGCACAGAAGCGCCGCATCGGCAAGCTGGAATACGCCAACGGCGGCACGGTCTTCCTCGACGAGATCGAAACCATGCCCATGACCTTGCAGGTCAAGCTGCTGCGCGTGCTGCAGGAGCGCCGTCTTGAACGCCTCGGCGCGAACGAGGGCGTGGAGCTGGATTGCCGTATCGTCGCCGCCTCCAAGGCCGATCTGCTGCAACTGAGCGCGCAAGGGCTGTTCCGCGAAGACCTGTATTACCGCATCGGCGTGGTCAGCATCGATCTGCCGCGCCTGCGCGAGCGGCGCGAGGATATTCCCCTGCTGCTGGCCCATTTTGTGCAGGAGGCTGCGCTGCGCTACCAGCGCCCCCTGCCAACGTGGACCACGCAGGAGATGGAAAGCTGGCAGGCTGCCGACTGGCCCGGCAATGTGCGTGAGCTGCGCAATTTCGCCGAGCGCCTGACGCTGGGCCTCGCACCGATGCTGCTGGCCACCGCGCCCCGCGCCAGCGTCACCGCGCCGTCGGCGCAAAACCAGGTCACGGGCACCCTGTCCGAAAACGAGGCTGCCTGCGATGACGCCGCCCTACCCATGCAGGTCGATGCCTTCGAGCGCAAGCTGATCCTGCGCGCCATCGACACCGCCGAAGGCAACGTGGCGCTCGCCGCCGACAACCTGATGATCCCCCGTAAAACCCTCTACGACAAGCTCAAGAAGTACCAGATCGGCACCAGCAGGAAATAG